One Desulfovibrio sp. Fe33 DNA segment encodes these proteins:
- a CDS encoding Hsp20/alpha crystallin family protein, with protein MADLKRWSRNEISRIRSDMDRLFDDLCADFNLPSMFCRMAGDLTLQDEGNALVVRLELGNMKPDDVHVSVTERQLSIVAETRASGPGHASSHSFRKELRLPCRIETDCVRAEFADGVLVVRLPKRVNPFGPSVAISRK; from the coding sequence ATGGCCGATTTGAAACGGTGGAGCCGCAACGAGATTTCTCGCATCCGTAGCGACATGGACCGGCTCTTCGATGACCTGTGCGCTGATTTCAACCTGCCGTCCATGTTCTGCCGCATGGCGGGAGACCTCACCCTTCAGGACGAGGGGAACGCCCTTGTGGTCCGTTTGGAGCTTGGCAACATGAAGCCGGACGACGTGCATGTTTCGGTGACGGAGCGCCAGCTTTCCATAGTCGCCGAGACCCGCGCGTCCGGTCCGGGGCACGCCAGTTCCCACAGCTTCCGCAAGGAATTGCGCCTTCCATGTCGCATTGAGACCGACTGTGTCCGGGCGGAGTTCGCCGACGGCGTTCTGGTGGTCAGGCTGCCCAAGCGCGTGAACCCGTTCGGACCGAGTGTCGCCATTTCCAGGAAATAA
- a CDS encoding putative bifunctional diguanylate cyclase/phosphodiesterase, translating to MSDIVDVLVVDDERINLKLVEAILRGQNLNLMMASSGAEALKMLPEHDFAVALLDVMMPGMDGFELAERLRSAENGRNVPIIFITAISKEQRHVFRGYELGAVDYLFKPVEPEILRGKTKIFAELHRHKRSLVDTTRRLEATVEELQRSQEALARSEQRYRMGADYNYDWESWVGPDGELRYISPSCERISGYGPQRFLDDPDLMQRIIHREDVGRWMQFMRDETVGDEDCLDFRISDVNAKVKWLSLVRHSIVSDEGLPLGVRVSMRDITNRKLIESQLQHSVFHDALTGLPNRTLFLERLNRAAERCARTGEYFVVLFIDMDRFQAVNDHYGHSMGDNLVVRLGVKLQQAVRSIDTVARLGGDEFGVLLEDIPRKGDARVLIREIFESFKEPVEVDGLTFALSASVGYDIGSGVDVDPEKVVHNAQVAMNVAKRQGKNRVACYEKRMREGMVNVLAVENELNRALEAREFTAYYQPIVNLADGSLYGFEALARWNHPERGLVGPGEFIPIAEETGQVVRLGSQILEEACTAMQEWSFRHPEAEGLTIAVNISAKQFAESSLASDVERILKQTGLRPGRLKLEITETVVMLDALKSVNQLKSLKDLGILLSIDDFGTGYSSMSYLQKFPTDQLKIDLSFVQRMESTPENIEIVRAIVNMAHSLRLRVVAEGIETESQRDLLYSLQCDYGQGYLYSRPLPKGEAEEFVKDSD from the coding sequence ATGAGTGATATTGTCGACGTTCTCGTCGTGGACGACGAACGGATCAACCTCAAGTTGGTAGAGGCCATACTTCGCGGTCAAAACCTGAATCTGATGATGGCCAGCTCCGGTGCGGAAGCCCTGAAGATGCTCCCGGAGCACGATTTCGCCGTGGCTTTGCTGGACGTGATGATGCCCGGCATGGACGGCTTCGAACTGGCCGAACGTCTTCGGAGCGCCGAGAACGGCAGGAACGTTCCGATTATCTTCATTACCGCCATCAGCAAGGAGCAGCGGCACGTTTTTCGCGGCTACGAACTGGGGGCGGTGGATTATCTGTTCAAGCCCGTGGAGCCGGAAATCCTGCGTGGCAAGACCAAGATTTTCGCCGAGTTGCATCGGCACAAGCGGTCCCTTGTGGATACGACCAGACGGCTTGAGGCCACGGTGGAGGAGCTTCAGCGCTCGCAGGAGGCCCTGGCCCGGTCCGAGCAGCGCTACCGCATGGGCGCGGACTACAATTACGACTGGGAAAGCTGGGTCGGCCCCGACGGCGAGCTTCGCTACATATCGCCGTCCTGCGAGCGGATCAGCGGGTACGGTCCGCAGCGTTTTCTCGACGATCCCGACCTCATGCAGCGTATCATTCACCGGGAGGATGTGGGCAGGTGGATGCAGTTCATGCGGGACGAGACCGTGGGCGACGAGGATTGTCTCGATTTCAGGATCAGCGACGTCAACGCCAAGGTGAAGTGGCTGAGCCTGGTCCGGCATTCCATCGTTTCCGACGAAGGGCTGCCGCTGGGCGTCCGGGTGAGTATGCGGGACATCACCAACCGCAAGCTCATCGAGAGCCAGTTGCAGCACAGCGTTTTTCACGACGCCCTGACCGGGCTTCCCAACCGGACCCTGTTTCTGGAGCGGCTGAACCGTGCGGCCGAGCGGTGCGCCCGGACCGGCGAGTATTTCGTGGTTCTATTCATAGACATGGACCGTTTCCAGGCCGTCAACGACCATTATGGGCACAGCATGGGCGACAATCTCGTCGTCCGGCTCGGGGTCAAGCTCCAACAGGCGGTCCGGTCCATAGACACCGTGGCCCGGTTGGGCGGCGATGAGTTCGGCGTGCTCCTTGAAGACATCCCCAGGAAGGGGGACGCCCGCGTCCTCATTCGGGAGATATTCGAATCGTTCAAGGAGCCCGTCGAGGTGGACGGGCTCACCTTCGCCCTGTCCGCCAGCGTGGGCTATGACATAGGGTCCGGAGTGGACGTCGATCCCGAAAAGGTCGTCCATAACGCCCAGGTGGCCATGAACGTCGCCAAGCGCCAAGGCAAAAATCGCGTCGCATGTTACGAGAAGCGGATGCGCGAGGGCATGGTCAACGTCCTGGCCGTGGAGAACGAGCTCAATCGAGCTTTGGAAGCCAGGGAGTTCACAGCCTACTATCAGCCCATCGTCAACCTCGCCGACGGCAGCCTGTACGGTTTCGAGGCCCTGGCCAGATGGAACCACCCGGAACGCGGCCTGGTCGGTCCCGGCGAGTTCATCCCCATAGCCGAGGAGACTGGGCAGGTCGTGCGGCTCGGATCGCAAATCCTGGAAGAGGCGTGCACGGCCATGCAGGAATGGAGCTTTCGCCACCCTGAGGCCGAAGGGTTGACCATCGCCGTGAACATTTCGGCCAAGCAGTTTGCGGAAAGCTCCCTGGCCTCTGATGTGGAGCGCATCCTGAAGCAGACCGGCCTGCGGCCCGGCCGCCTGAAGCTCGAAATCACCGAGACCGTGGTCATGCTGGACGCGCTCAAGTCGGTGAATCAATTGAAGTCGTTGAAGGATCTCGGCATCCTGCTGTCCATAGACGACTTTGGAACCGGCTATTCCTCCATGAGCTATTTGCAGAAGTTCCCCACGGATCAGCTCAAAATCGATCTGAGCTTCGTCCAGCGGATGGAGTCCACCCCCGAAAACATCGAGATAGTCAGGGCCATCGTGAACATGGCACATTCCCTGCGGCTGCGTGTGGTGGCCGAGGGTATCGAGACGGAGAGCCAAAGAGACTTGCTTTATTCACTGCAATGCGATTACGGTCAGGGCTATCTGTATTCGCGGCCGCTTCCGAAGGGTGAGGCCGAAGAATTCGTCAAGGATTCCGATTAG
- a CDS encoding DUF493 family protein, with product MTEKSKQFKQVLDEHHQWPCPYVYKFIVPTENLGKFKKVFDSEELETRLSRTGKYTSVTMTSTMCSADEVMAVYEKAAQVPGIMSL from the coding sequence ATGACCGAAAAATCGAAACAATTCAAACAGGTCCTGGACGAACATCACCAGTGGCCGTGCCCCTACGTATACAAATTCATAGTCCCGACCGAGAATCTCGGCAAATTCAAGAAAGTGTTCGACTCGGAAGAGCTTGAAACCCGCCTGTCGAGAACAGGGAAATATACCAGCGTGACAATGACTTCGACCATGTGCTCGGCCGACGAGGTCATGGCTGTCTACGAAAAGGCCGCCCAGGTGCCGGGGATCATGTCGCTCTAA
- the nifU gene encoding Fe-S cluster assembly protein NifU: MWEYTDKVKDHFLNPRNVGTLEDADGVGEVGSLACGDALTLYIKVDEDGKISDAKFQTFGCASAIASSSALTEMLIGKTVEEAEKITNKDIAEYLGGLPREKMHCSVMGQEALEQAIKNMRGEAPSKMEHSHEGELICECFGVFDEEILHAIKENDLKTVEDVTNFTKAGGGCGKCIPDLERLLAEAHGEGVCPTPSSKPAFPAQGMTNIQRMHLIESVIDNDVRPKLQADGGNIELVDIDRDAVVVRFLGMCSGCPSSQATLKNLVETALRAKVDPALTVREG, from the coding sequence ATGTGGGAATATACCGATAAAGTTAAGGACCATTTCCTGAATCCCCGCAACGTGGGCACCCTCGAAGACGCCGACGGCGTCGGCGAAGTCGGCTCGCTGGCCTGCGGCGACGCCCTGACCCTGTACATCAAGGTGGATGAGGACGGAAAAATCTCCGACGCCAAATTCCAGACCTTCGGCTGCGCAAGCGCCATCGCCTCCAGTTCCGCCCTGACCGAGATGCTTATCGGCAAAACGGTCGAGGAGGCGGAAAAGATCACCAACAAGGATATCGCCGAATATCTGGGCGGACTGCCCCGCGAAAAGATGCACTGCTCGGTCATGGGCCAGGAAGCCTTGGAGCAGGCAATCAAGAATATGCGCGGAGAAGCTCCGTCCAAGATGGAACATTCGCACGAAGGCGAACTCATCTGCGAGTGTTTCGGCGTATTCGACGAGGAAATCCTCCACGCCATCAAGGAAAACGACCTCAAAACCGTTGAGGACGTGACCAACTTCACCAAGGCGGGCGGCGGCTGCGGCAAGTGCATCCCGGACCTGGAAAGGCTTCTGGCCGAAGCGCACGGCGAGGGCGTCTGCCCCACCCCGTCCTCCAAGCCCGCCTTCCCGGCCCAGGGCATGACCAATATTCAGCGTATGCATCTCATCGAGAGCGTCATCGACAACGATGTCCGACCCAAGCTTCAGGCCGACGGCGGCAACATCGAGCTGGTGGACATCGACCGCGACGCCGTTGTGGTCCGCTTCCTGGGCATGTGCTCGGGCTGCCCGTCCAGCCAGGCAACCCTCAAGAATTTGGTGGAAACCGCCCTCAGGGCAAAGGTCGATCCGGCCCTGACGGTTCGGGAGGGATAA
- the nifS gene encoding cysteine desulfurase NifS, with protein MKTIYLDNNATTQVDPAVFEAMKPYFTELYGNPSSMHRFGGQVGVKLKEARASVANLLGCSPEEIIFTSCGSESDNTAIRSALSARPERRHIITTAVEHPAILSLCKYLEKKDGYEVTYLGTDERGRLDIEEYKAALRPDTAIVSIMWANNETGNIHPIEEMAKIAKEHDVFFHTDAVQAVGKVDIDLSRVPVDMLSLSGHKLHAPKGVGALFVRKRLPFRPFLIGGHQERSRRAGTENTTGIIALGKACELAREHMAEENTEVKRLRDKLEKGLLESIPDTKLNGDPEHRLPNTSNISFGYVEGEAILLMIDQVGIAASSGSACTSGSLEPSHVLRAMGVPFTFAHGSIRFSLSRFNTEEEIDFVIETLPPIIENLRKLSPFSAEKQAPACTKSFSE; from the coding sequence ATGAAAACCATCTATCTCGACAACAACGCCACCACACAGGTCGATCCGGCCGTGTTCGAGGCCATGAAACCCTATTTCACCGAATTGTACGGCAACCCTTCCTCCATGCACCGCTTCGGCGGACAGGTCGGGGTCAAGCTCAAGGAGGCCCGCGCTTCGGTCGCCAACCTGCTTGGCTGTTCGCCGGAGGAGATCATCTTCACCTCCTGCGGCTCCGAGTCCGACAACACGGCCATCCGCTCAGCCCTTTCAGCCCGTCCCGAAAGGCGGCACATCATCACCACCGCCGTGGAGCACCCGGCCATCCTGAGCCTGTGCAAGTACCTGGAGAAAAAGGACGGCTACGAAGTCACCTACCTCGGCACCGACGAGCGCGGCAGACTCGATATTGAAGAATACAAGGCCGCCCTCCGCCCGGACACGGCCATCGTGTCCATCATGTGGGCCAACAACGAAACCGGCAACATCCACCCCATCGAGGAAATGGCGAAAATCGCTAAGGAACACGACGTGTTCTTCCACACGGACGCGGTCCAGGCCGTGGGCAAGGTGGACATCGACCTGAGCAGGGTCCCTGTCGACATGCTTTCCCTTTCCGGCCACAAGCTGCACGCCCCCAAGGGCGTGGGCGCCCTGTTCGTTCGCAAACGGCTGCCCTTCCGCCCGTTCCTCATCGGCGGGCATCAGGAACGCAGCCGCCGCGCGGGCACGGAAAACACCACGGGCATCATCGCCCTGGGCAAGGCGTGCGAGTTGGCGCGGGAGCACATGGCGGAAGAGAACACCGAGGTCAAACGGCTGCGCGACAAGCTGGAAAAGGGGCTGCTCGAAAGCATCCCGGACACTAAGCTGAATGGCGACCCCGAACACCGCTTGCCAAATACCTCCAACATTTCCTTCGGTTATGTTGAAGGCGAAGCCATCCTGCTGATGATCGACCAGGTGGGTATTGCGGCCAGCTCCGGTTCGGCCTGTACTTCGGGCAGCCTGGAGCCGTCCCATGTGCTGCGGGCCATGGGCGTGCCCTTCACCTTCGCCCACGGGTCCATCCGCTTTTCCCTGAGCCGGTTCAATACCGAGGAGGAAATCGACTTCGTGATCGAGACCCTGCCTCCCATCATCGAAAACCTGCGCAAGCTCTCGCCGTTTTCGGCTGAAAAACAGGCCCCTGCCTGCACCAAAAGTTTTTCGGAGTAA
- the cysK gene encoding cysteine synthase A produces MKIADNMTELVGGTPMVRLNKLARGLKASVVAKLEFNNPCGSIKDRIARNMVETALADGTIDENTVLVEPTSGNTGIGLAFVCAVKGLHLVLTMPESMSMERRKLLKGLGAELILTPAEKGMKGAIDRAREIVAETANAFMPMQFDNPANPEAHRKTTALEIWDDTDGEVDIFVAGVGTGGTLTGVAEALKERKPGVKAVAVEPDASAVLSGGAPGPHAIQGIGAGFVPNALNTAIIDEVVRIGNDEALETAKRLMREEGVLCGISSGANCAAALKLARREENAGKMIVFVVCDTGERYLSTPLFD; encoded by the coding sequence ATGAAAATTGCCGACAACATGACGGAACTCGTCGGCGGCACGCCGATGGTCCGTCTGAATAAACTCGCACGAGGCCTCAAGGCCTCGGTCGTGGCCAAGCTGGAATTCAACAATCCGTGCGGATCGATCAAGGACCGTATCGCCCGGAACATGGTCGAGACGGCCCTGGCCGATGGAACCATTGACGAAAACACGGTGCTGGTCGAACCCACCAGCGGCAACACGGGCATCGGCCTGGCCTTCGTCTGCGCGGTCAAGGGGCTGCACCTGGTCCTTACCATGCCGGAGTCCATGTCCATGGAACGTCGCAAGCTGCTGAAGGGATTGGGCGCTGAACTGATCCTCACTCCGGCCGAAAAAGGCATGAAAGGCGCCATCGACCGCGCCCGGGAAATAGTTGCGGAAACGGCCAACGCCTTCATGCCCATGCAGTTCGACAATCCGGCCAATCCCGAGGCCCATCGGAAGACCACGGCACTGGAGATCTGGGACGACACCGATGGCGAAGTGGACATATTCGTGGCGGGCGTCGGCACAGGCGGCACCCTTACGGGCGTGGCCGAGGCACTCAAGGAAAGGAAGCCCGGCGTCAAGGCCGTGGCCGTGGAACCGGACGCATCTGCGGTCCTGTCCGGCGGCGCTCCCGGCCCGCATGCCATTCAGGGCATCGGCGCGGGATTCGTCCCCAATGCCCTGAACACGGCCATCATCGACGAGGTCGTGCGTATCGGCAACGATGAAGCGTTGGAGACCGCCAAGCGGCTCATGCGCGAGGAAGGCGTCCTCTGCGGCATCTCCTCCGGGGCCAACTGTGCGGCGGCCCTGAAATTGGCGAGGCGAGAGGAAAACGCGGGCAAAATGATTGTTTTCGTTGTCTGCGACACCGGCGAACGCTACCTGAGCACTCCGCTCTTCGATTAG
- the epsC gene encoding serine O-acetyltransferase EpsC, with amino-acid sequence MTSEDYTLADVVALLVESGDNGPTSHRFSDEAPMPSVETLREIVEDLRCVLFPGYFGPSEIVPDTMPYYIGATLDQVERKLADQINRGYCFVCDATTTERCTDCEKRAKNIAKKFITKLPEIRKLLLSDVEAAYIGDPAAKTHGETIFCYPSIRALTNHRIAHELYKLGVDIIPRIIAEMAHSDTGIDIHPGATIGKSFFIDHGTGTVIGETCIIGDNVRVYQGVTLGAKSFPKGEDEMLIKGLPRHPIVEDDVIIYAGATILGRITIGREAVIGGNVWIVRDVPAGAQIVQTRVLEQSFEHGSGI; translated from the coding sequence ATGACCAGTGAAGACTACACGTTGGCGGATGTGGTCGCGCTCCTCGTGGAATCCGGGGACAACGGCCCGACTTCGCACAGATTTTCCGACGAGGCCCCCATGCCCTCGGTGGAGACTCTGCGGGAAATAGTCGAGGACCTGCGCTGCGTCCTGTTTCCCGGCTATTTCGGCCCGTCCGAGATTGTTCCGGACACCATGCCCTATTACATAGGCGCGACCCTGGACCAGGTGGAGCGCAAGCTCGCCGACCAAATCAACCGGGGTTACTGCTTCGTCTGTGATGCCACCACCACAGAACGGTGCACCGACTGCGAAAAACGGGCAAAGAACATCGCCAAGAAGTTCATCACCAAACTGCCTGAAATCAGGAAACTCCTGCTTTCCGATGTGGAAGCGGCCTACATCGGCGACCCCGCGGCCAAAACCCATGGGGAGACGATCTTCTGCTACCCGTCCATCCGCGCCCTGACCAACCATCGCATAGCCCACGAGCTGTACAAGCTCGGCGTGGACATCATTCCCCGAATCATCGCCGAAATGGCCCACTCCGACACGGGCATCGACATCCATCCCGGCGCGACCATCGGCAAGTCGTTCTTCATCGACCACGGCACAGGCACCGTCATCGGCGAAACCTGCATCATCGGAGACAACGTCCGCGTGTACCAGGGCGTGACCCTGGGGGCCAAGAGCTTTCCCAAGGGTGAGGATGAAATGCTCATCAAGGGACTGCCCCGCCACCCCATCGTGGAGGACGACGTCATCATCTACGCCGGGGCGACCATCCTGGGGAGAATCACCATCGGCCGGGAAGCTGTCATCGGCGGCAACGTGTGGATCGTCCGCGACGTCCCCGCCGGAGCGCAGATCGTCCAGACGCGCGTTCTGGAACAATCCTTCGAACACGGATCAGGCATCTAA
- a CDS encoding tetratricopeptide repeat protein: MGVHKREREAAELDGKYVKKSSAVMLAVLGVLVGIFVGNAVTMIYVGQRDQRANMTAQAVPTESPVPHTADPEALASLENAAAADPANADLWVKLGNFCFDHNLPARAVNAYERALELRPTDVNVWSDLGVMYRRTKQFQKAVDAFDHAADLEPGHITSRFNMGIVYLHDLNDRESALKVWKEVLAINPEAKSPTGQSLAVMVRELENS, from the coding sequence ATGGGAGTGCATAAACGCGAACGTGAAGCCGCCGAATTGGACGGTAAATATGTCAAGAAAAGCTCGGCCGTCATGCTGGCGGTGTTGGGGGTGCTTGTCGGCATCTTCGTGGGCAACGCCGTAACCATGATTTATGTCGGGCAGAGGGATCAGCGGGCGAACATGACGGCCCAGGCTGTTCCCACAGAGTCCCCCGTGCCGCATACGGCCGACCCCGAGGCTCTGGCCAGCCTGGAAAACGCCGCGGCCGCCGACCCGGCCAATGCCGACCTCTGGGTCAAGCTCGGCAACTTCTGCTTCGACCACAACCTTCCGGCAAGGGCCGTCAACGCCTATGAGCGGGCCCTCGAACTCAGGCCCACCGACGTCAATGTCTGGTCCGATCTGGGTGTCATGTACCGCCGTACAAAACAGTTTCAGAAGGCCGTGGACGCCTTTGACCATGCCGCGGATCTGGAGCCGGGCCATATCACTTCGCGGTTCAACATGGGGATAGTTTATCTTCATGATCTGAACGACAGGGAGTCGGCCCTCAAGGTCTGGAAAGAGGTGCTGGCCATCAATCCCGAGGCCAAATCACCCACCGGACAAAGCCTGGCCGTGATGGTCAGAGAGCTTGAAAATAGTTAA
- the ileS gene encoding isoleucine--tRNA ligase: MSDYKNTLLLPKTSFPMKANLKQREPEMLKFWEETKAYDEMIAAGDADDRYVLHDGPPYANGHIHMGTALNKVLKDIIVKSRNIQGQKAEYVPGWDCHGLPIEHKVEQELKKKNKELDTLTIRKICRSYAAKWLDTQREEFKRLGVFGVWDDPYMTMKPQYEAATARELGRFMERNGVVRGKKPIYWCCDCHTALAEAEVEYEDHTSPSIYVRFPMADENFKKIADVDVSKLFILIWTTTPWTIPDNMAVAVHPDYDYVLVKAGDDFYVLADGLLESCAAKFGWESFETLATFRGGELEGLKAKHPIYDRESPVVLADYVTLDTGTGCVHTAPGHGREDFETGLKNGLEIYSPMNNKGEFLKEVEYFAGLNVWDANPKVIEKLTELGNLMASEKITHSYPHCWRCKQPVIFRATTQWFIGMDENDLRKRALNAIRNEVKWVPTWGEERIHSMVENRPDWCISRQRNWGVPISALICEDCDETWFDAKWVYDICDKYAANETGCDYWFEAPLEEIVPKGLTCPKCGGAHWRRETDILDVWFDSGTSYAAVVEQRKETRFPADLYLEGSDQHRGWFHSSLLASVGTRDVPPYKTVLTHGYVVDAEGRKMSKSIGNVIAPQEIIDKFGAEILRMWVSASNYQEDIRISDETLNRLVDAYRRIRNTCRYLLSNLNDFDPANKVDVADMLPLDRYALDMVVRQHDAIRKAYREFEFHKVYHTLHNLCVVDLSAFYLDIIKDRLYVEEEDGLKRRSAQTVLWQILLMLLEDMAPVLSFTAEEAFQALPEAIKRTLPQDKTVFALRFAPDRPELSGEERARWEMLALVRSEVNKAIEPKRKDRVIGKSLDAQVTIYAEEEIRDLVSTEDIDPREFFIISNLILDEPENAPSDAFASEEIEELRVVVEAAPGEKCERCWRIAEDLGTDPAYPDACPRCTAVLKKLG; encoded by the coding sequence ATGAGTGACTATAAGAACACCCTGCTCCTGCCCAAAACCTCGTTCCCCATGAAGGCCAACCTCAAGCAACGCGAGCCCGAAATGCTCAAGTTCTGGGAGGAAACCAAGGCCTACGACGAAATGATCGCGGCCGGCGACGCCGACGACAGGTATGTGCTGCACGACGGTCCTCCCTATGCCAACGGGCACATTCACATGGGCACGGCCCTGAACAAGGTCCTCAAGGACATCATCGTCAAATCCCGGAACATCCAGGGGCAGAAGGCCGAATATGTGCCCGGCTGGGACTGCCACGGCCTGCCCATCGAGCACAAGGTCGAGCAGGAACTGAAGAAAAAGAACAAGGAACTCGACACCCTGACCATCCGCAAAATCTGCCGGTCCTACGCCGCCAAGTGGCTGGACACCCAGCGCGAGGAGTTCAAGCGGCTCGGCGTATTCGGTGTATGGGACGATCCCTACATGACCATGAAGCCCCAGTACGAAGCGGCCACCGCCCGCGAATTGGGCCGGTTCATGGAGCGCAACGGCGTTGTTCGCGGCAAGAAGCCCATCTACTGGTGCTGCGACTGCCACACCGCCCTTGCCGAGGCCGAAGTCGAGTACGAGGACCACACCTCCCCGTCCATCTACGTCCGCTTCCCCATGGCCGACGAGAATTTCAAGAAAATCGCGGATGTCGACGTTTCCAAGCTGTTCATCCTCATCTGGACCACGACTCCGTGGACGATTCCGGACAACATGGCCGTCGCAGTGCATCCGGACTACGACTACGTGCTGGTCAAGGCCGGGGACGACTTCTACGTCCTGGCAGACGGCCTGCTCGAATCCTGCGCGGCGAAATTCGGCTGGGAATCCTTTGAAACCCTGGCGACCTTCCGGGGCGGCGAACTTGAGGGGCTGAAAGCCAAGCATCCCATCTACGACCGCGAATCCCCCGTGGTTCTGGCCGACTACGTCACCCTCGACACCGGCACGGGCTGTGTCCACACCGCCCCGGGCCACGGCCGCGAGGACTTTGAGACCGGCCTGAAGAACGGCCTGGAAATCTACTCGCCCATGAACAACAAGGGAGAGTTCCTCAAGGAAGTCGAGTATTTTGCCGGTTTGAACGTCTGGGACGCCAACCCCAAGGTCATCGAGAAGCTGACCGAGCTCGGCAACCTGATGGCCTCCGAAAAGATCACCCACTCCTACCCGCATTGCTGGCGCTGCAAGCAGCCGGTCATCTTCCGGGCCACCACCCAGTGGTTTATCGGCATGGACGAAAACGACCTGCGCAAACGCGCGCTCAACGCCATCCGCAACGAAGTGAAATGGGTCCCCACCTGGGGCGAGGAGCGCATCCACAGCATGGTCGAAAACCGGCCCGACTGGTGCATTTCCCGCCAGCGCAACTGGGGCGTGCCCATCTCCGCGCTCATCTGCGAGGACTGCGACGAGACCTGGTTCGACGCGAAATGGGTCTATGATATCTGCGACAAGTACGCGGCCAACGAAACCGGCTGCGATTACTGGTTCGAGGCTCCGCTGGAGGAAATCGTGCCCAAGGGACTGACCTGCCCTAAATGCGGCGGAGCCCACTGGCGGCGCGAAACCGACATCCTGGACGTCTGGTTCGACTCCGGCACCAGCTACGCCGCCGTGGTGGAGCAGCGCAAGGAGACCCGTTTCCCGGCCGACCTCTACCTTGAGGGTTCCGACCAGCACCGCGGCTGGTTCCATTCATCCCTGCTCGCTTCGGTGGGCACGCGCGACGTGCCGCCCTACAAGACCGTCCTGACCCACGGTTACGTGGTGGACGCCGAGGGCCGCAAGATGTCCAAATCCATCGGCAACGTCATCGCGCCGCAGGAGATCATCGACAAATTCGGCGCGGAAATCCTGCGCATGTGGGTGTCGGCCTCCAACTATCAGGAAGACATCCGCATCTCGGACGAGACCCTGAACAGGCTGGTGGACGCCTACCGCCGCATCCGCAACACCTGCCGCTACCTGTTGTCGAACCTCAACGATTTCGACCCGGCGAACAAGGTAGACGTGGCCGACATGCTGCCGCTCGACCGCTACGCCCTGGACATGGTCGTTCGCCAGCACGACGCCATCCGCAAGGCGTACCGCGAATTCGAATTCCACAAGGTCTACCACACCCTTCACAACCTCTGCGTGGTCGACCTGTCCGCCTTCTATCTCGATATCATCAAGGACCGCCTGTACGTGGAGGAAGAGGACGGCCTCAAGCGCCGCTCCGCCCAGACCGTGCTCTGGCAGATTCTGCTCATGCTCCTCGAAGACATGGCCCCGGTCCTGTCCTTCACCGCCGAGGAGGCTTTTCAGGCGCTGCCCGAAGCCATCAAGCGCACCCTGCCCCAGGACAAGACGGTCTTCGCCCTGCGCTTTGCGCCGGACCGCCCCGAACTGTCCGGCGAGGAACGCGCCCGCTGGGAAATGCTGGCCCTGGTCCGCTCCGAGGTAAACAAGGCCATCGAGCCCAAGCGCAAGGATCGCGTCATCGGCAAGTCCCTGGACGCCCAGGTGACCATCTACGCCGAAGAGGAAATCCGCGACCTGGTTTCCACCGAAGACATCGACCCGCGTGAGTTCTTCATCATCTCCAATCTGATCCTGGACGAACCCGAAAACGCCCCGTCCGACGCCTTCGCGAGCGAGGAGATCGAGGAATTGAGGGTGGTCGTCGAAGCCGCGCCGGGTGAGAAGTGCGAACGGTGCTGGCGCATCGCCGAGGACCTGGGCACCGACCCGGCATACCCCGACGCTTGTCCGCGCTGCACGGCGGTGCTGAAAAAACTCGGCTAG
- the lspA gene encoding signal peptidase II yields MNKYKLAAIWAAGTVVLDQITKLLVHNLMPVWTGREIIPGLFNLVHVLNKGAAWGFLDDDNIDWQRPLFILISLTAVAVIAYMIRLTKDEDRWMLSGLGMIAGGAVGNAIDRIWLGSVIDFLDFYARGYHWPAFNVADSALTVGAGCIIVSTLINRGDTRKASRLS; encoded by the coding sequence ATGAACAAGTACAAGCTGGCAGCCATATGGGCGGCGGGCACCGTAGTGCTCGATCAGATCACCAAACTCCTGGTCCACAACCTTATGCCCGTGTGGACCGGGAGGGAGATCATCCCCGGCCTGTTCAACCTGGTCCACGTTCTCAACAAGGGCGCGGCCTGGGGTTTCCTGGACGACGACAACATAGACTGGCAGCGTCCTCTGTTCATCCTCATCTCCCTGACGGCGGTGGCGGTCATCGCCTATATGATCCGCCTGACCAAGGATGAGGACCGCTGGATGCTTTCCGGGCTGGGCATGATCGCGGGCGGAGCCGTCGGCAACGCCATCGACCGCATCTGGCTCGGCTCGGTCATCGACTTCTTGGACTTCTATGCGCGCGGCTACCACTGGCCCGCCTTCAACGTGGCCGACAGCGCCTTGACCGTGGGCGCGGGCTGCATCATCGTCTCCACGCTGATAAACCGCGGGGACACCCGGAAGGCGTCGCGCCTTTCCTAA